A section of the Drosophila sechellia strain sech25 chromosome 3L, ASM438219v1, whole genome shotgun sequence genome encodes:
- the LOC6605783 gene encoding uncharacterized protein LOC6605783, with the protein MVTQGVLGLGFLIVVGLILATDAWLLSESGLNESSYKVRHLSMQFSRVFLSVRVESNDAPTLIETQWPVSYFPMPTVVFPHIDVHSLGDHDDCSLVQQAHWSQVDALSRLWVMDIGFPGSTCSPRLFVFDLMRNNAELLRIDCGHHIGANDTHFLTVQMGPKGPGCEHERHIYFILGRVPEILAYDILEQTWHRLSLESNKYENMNQSFPIKPVDFTFGIQGELILSDQDGDLYSTVDRLEIEGKSELSSKPINNSIKLTHLGSLLGSSRSMIIDNFGTLYYVIPKFGAVVRCAKLDNITAEGNEIIYLTSKNIQQIFFTSNDALWVLSDRVLNAKDMCFPSL; encoded by the coding sequence ATGGTCACACAAGGTGTCCTCGGCCTGGGATTTCTCATTGTTGTTGGTCTTATTCTGGCCACGGACGCCTGGCTGTTATCCGAATCTGGGTTAAACGAATCCAGCTACAAAGTCCGTCATCTATCAATGCAGTTTTCGCGGGTGTTTCTCAGCGTACGCGTCGAAAGCAACGATGCGCCCACTTTGATCGAGACGCAATGGCCGGTTTCCTATTTTCCCATGCCCACTGTCGTCTTTCCACACATCGATGTTCATTCCCTGGGGGATCATGATGATTGCTCGCTGGTACAGCAGGCACACTGGTCCCAGGTGGATGCACTGAGTCGGTTGTGGGTTATGGACATTGGATTTCCCGGCAGCACGTGCTCACCTCGTTTGTTTGTCTTCGATCTGATGCGTAACAACGCGGAGCTATTGAGAATCGATTGTGGCCACCATATAGGAGCTAATGACACCCACTTTCTGACTGTCCAAATGGGACCCAAGGGTCCGGGATGCGAGCACGAACGCCACATTTACTTCATCCTGGGAAGGGTACCAGAAATTCTAGCCTACGACATCCTGGAGCAGACCTGGCACCGCCTATCCTTGGAGAGCAATAAGTACGAGAATATGAACCAATCGTTTCCCATCAAGCCAGTGGACTTCACCTTCGGTATTCAAGGGGAACTGATACTCTCCGACCAGGATGGTGATCTATACAGTACGGTGGACAGACTGGAAATTGAAGGCAAAAGCGAATTATCAAGCAAACCAATAAACAATAGCATTAAACTCACACATTTGGGCAGTCTTCTGGGCAGCAGTCGCAGCATGATTATCGACAATTTCGGAACCTTGTACTATGTTATCCCCAAATTCGGAGCTGTCGTACGATGTGCCAAACTAGACAACATCACAGCCGAGGGCAACGAAATCATATATCTCACATCGAAGAACATTCAGCAGATTTTCTTCACCTCCAATGATGCATTATGGGTCCTTAGTGATCGGGTCTTGAATGCAAAGGACATGTGCTTTCCTAGCTTGTAA
- the LOC6605784 gene encoding BAG family molecular chaperone regulator 2 isoform X2 produces MLENLRGIFRKRRRCESDTAPPPPPAKEAEIIPPYPEDIDDETPESNDGFDASWTEEGSSHSPHSDRPFNTSERFVTILDNLDARVEKLRKDALNLQEKKDYLLMSMDLIKSNEMMQNMSEAEREEIILYIQRVSSRLATVDLNVRTVRDNSQEDSLSQINVLIDSMIKMGDPVIGRQRCQLYLNACCSSSMDPSGHMDTVHEADVGPIDKKFESVLLGCTLDDQKNIKKRLQALMAYLNKQTVSH; encoded by the exons ATGTTGGAGAATTTGCGAGGTATTTTTCGGAAACGGCGTCGCTGCGAGTCGGACACCGCCCCACCGCCGCCGCCCGCGAAAGAGGCGGAGATAATACCCCCATATCCGGAAGACATAGACGACGAGACGCCAGAGTCCAATGATGGCTTTGACGCCTCCTGGACAGAAGAAGGCTCTTCTCACAGCCCACATTCTGATAG ACCATTTAATACCAGCGAGAG ATTTGTCACCATACTGGATAATTTGGATGCACGTGTGGAGAAGCTGCGCAAGGATGCACTCAACCTGCAGGAGAAGAAAGACTACCTTCTGATGTCCATGGATCTGATTAAGAGCAACGAAATGATGCAGAACATGAGCGAGG CTGAACGAGAGGAGATCATTTTGTACATACAGCGGGTGAGCTCTCGCTTGGCCACTGTGGACCTGAATGTGCGCACTGTTAGGGACAACTCTCAGGAGGATTCCCTTAGCCAGATAAATGTATTGATCGATAGCATGATCAAGATGGGTGATCCCGTGATCGGACGCCAACGATGCCAGTTGTACTTAAACgcctgctgcagcagctcaATGGATCCATCCGGACACATGGACACCGTGCACGAGGCCGATGTTGGCCCCATCGACAAGAAGTTCGAGAGCGTTCTGCTTGGCTGCACTCTGGACGATCAGAAGAACATTAAGAAGCGGCTCCAGGCCCTAATGGCCTATCTGAATAAGCAAACTGTTAGccattaa
- the LOC6605784 gene encoding BAG family molecular chaperone regulator 2 isoform X1, which produces MEVDAPTAQETSDTHRQTQNYHHHSTHHQQLHQISPSDYHSEASMNFDHLQGLGASAMASSSAAGSGGGGNGGNSYGLVDDSRALDRPFNTSERFVTILDNLDARVEKLRKDALNLQEKKDYLLMSMDLIKSNEMMQNMSEAEREEIILYIQRVSSRLATVDLNVRTVRDNSQEDSLSQINVLIDSMIKMGDPVIGRQRCQLYLNACCSSSMDPSGHMDTVHEADVGPIDKKFESVLLGCTLDDQKNIKKRLQALMAYLNKQTVSH; this is translated from the exons ATGGAAGTTGATGCGCCTACAGCGCAGGAAACCAGTGACACTCATCGGCAGACCCAGAATTACCATCACCATAGTACTCATCATCAGCAGCTGCATCAGATCTCGCCCAGCGATTACCACTCGGAGGCATCCATGAATTTTGATCATTTGCAAGGCCTGGGGGCCAGTGCCATGGCCTCCTCATCCGCGGCTGGATCCGGAGGTGGTGGCAATGGTGGAAACAGCTACGGACTCGTCGACGATAGTAGAGCTCTGGACAG ACCATTTAATACCAGCGAGAG ATTTGTCACCATACTGGATAATTTGGATGCACGTGTGGAGAAGCTGCGCAAGGATGCACTCAACCTGCAGGAGAAGAAAGACTACCTTCTGATGTCCATGGATCTGATTAAGAGCAACGAAATGATGCAGAACATGAGCGAGG CTGAACGAGAGGAGATCATTTTGTACATACAGCGGGTGAGCTCTCGCTTGGCCACTGTGGACCTGAATGTGCGCACTGTTAGGGACAACTCTCAGGAGGATTCCCTTAGCCAGATAAATGTATTGATCGATAGCATGATCAAGATGGGTGATCCCGTGATCGGACGCCAACGATGCCAGTTGTACTTAAACgcctgctgcagcagctcaATGGATCCATCCGGACACATGGACACCGTGCACGAGGCCGATGTTGGCCCCATCGACAAGAAGTTCGAGAGCGTTCTGCTTGGCTGCACTCTGGACGATCAGAAGAACATTAAGAAGCGGCTCCAGGCCCTAATGGCCTATCTGAATAAGCAAACTGTTAGccattaa
- the LOC6605785 gene encoding probable chitinase 10: MMLNKAFYLMVNCLLATAQITWRPSKPTNSVTIRQSGSRICANHLVGEFVKHAEDCHMFYLCVENGDAVLASCPPTMLFNSESRLCDSAANVKCRNDTDPIETPPFDGGNGDGDPNNMVTDAATYCSTLVEQQQSSDRIVYVGSSSSCRNYYICYYGQAILQECSSQLHWNAMTGKCDIPERAQCTVGGQEDMPTNGSPGYPSAISSNLIHCPAYGQHLYPHMQRCEFFIYCVKGHASLQQCPFYYFFDIATKSCQWSRTAQCVRDLNLAPLIK; encoded by the exons ATGATGCTTAATAAGG CCTTCTATTTGATGGTGAACTGTTTGCTGGCCACAGCGCAAATAACCTGGAGACCATCGAAGCCCACAAACTCGGTGACCATCCGGCAGAGTGGAAGTAGAATTTGTGCCAATCATTTGGTTGGTGAGTTTGTGAAGCATGCGGAGGACTGCCACATGTTTTACCTGTGCGTTGAGAACGGGGATGCAGTCCTGGCTTCCTGCCCACCAACGATGCTCTTCAATTCGGAGAGCAGACTCTGCGATTCGGCGGCAAATGTAAAGTGCAGAAATGACACGGATCCCATAGAGACTCCTCCATTCGATGGCGGAAATGGTGATGGAGATCCAAATAACATGGTCACGGATGCCGCCACCTATTGCTCCACGTTAGTGGAGCAACAACAATCCAGCGACAGGATTGTATATGTCGGCAGCTCGAGCAGTTGCAGAAATTACTATATTTGCTACTATGGACAGGCGATTTTGCAGGAGTGCAGCTCGCAATTGCACTGGAATGCAATGACGGGTAAATGCGATATTCCAGAGAGAGCCCAGTGCACAGTAGGTGGTCAGGAGGATATGCCAACGAATGGGAGTCCCGGTTACCCATCCGCCATTTCGAGTAATCTCATCCACTGCCCCGCCTACGGACAGCATCTGTATCCCCATATGCAGCGATGCGAGTTCTTCATCTACTGCGTTAAAGGACACGCCAGCCTGCAGCAATGTCCTTTCTATTACTTCTTCGATATTGCCACCAAAAGTTGTCAATGGTCGCGAACGGCTCAGTGTGTGCGAGATTTAAATTTGGCGCCACTAATAAAATAG
- the LOC6605786 gene encoding probable chitinase 10 — protein MFGALECGWVLVSLLFLATSHADIFDECNDGNNLSFITSPKSCAHYIFCNGDESYDGECEDGEYFSQDMEMCEPMGDIDCRTGSEVQRENTTDSSTEITSESSTISTVVITTLAPSAVVTLRPSVNQSGASNATSVSPAIEIIVTNVCPQLDNQSRIALLANQNSCSDYYICYRGVALPMSCATSLHFNSRTGKCDHPENVRCLALSYNPREQCKRHVIDVYPHSDNCNYFYQCRSGYLMVQQCPFFYGWDYEKRSCVALGQAKCYNKLQMQMKIY, from the exons ATGTTTGGTGCTTTGGAGTGTGGATGGGTCCTGGTGTCCCTACTGTTTCTGGCCACCAGTCATGCGGATATTTTCGATGAGTGTAACGATGGTAACAACCTATCCTTTATTACTTCGCCAAAGAGTTGCGCACATTATATCTTCTGCAACGGCGATGAGTCATACGATGGTGAATGCGAGGATGGCGAATACTTTAGTCAAGATATGGAAATGTGTGAGCCCATGGGCGATATCGACTGTCGCACGGGATCGGAGGTGCAAAGGGAAAACACTACCGACAGCTCAACGGAGATTACCTCGGAGTCCAGTACGATTTCCACAGTTGTAATCACCACATTAGCTCCATCAGCAGTGGTCACATTACGACCATCAGTCAATCAAAGTGGAGCCAGCAATGCGACTTCCGTATCGCCTGCTATAGAGATTATTGTGACCAATGTGTGCCCACAACTGGATAATCAGAGTCGTATCGCATTGCTGGCAAATCAGAACTCCTGTTCAGATTATTACATTTGCTATCGCGGAGTGGCACTTCCCATGAGCTGTGCCACcagtttgcattttaattcACGCACCGGAAAATGCGATCATCCCGAAAACGTCAGGTGTTTG GCCTTGAGTTATAATCCCAGGGAGCAGTGCAAGAGACATGTAATCGATGTTTATCCGCATTCCGACAACTGCAATTACTTTTACCAGTGTCGTTCTGGATATCTGATGGTCCAGCAGTGTCCTTTCTTCTACGGATGGGACTACGAGAAGCGATCCTGTGTAGCACTGGGCCAAGCCAAATGCTACAACAaactgcaaatgcaaatgaaaatttattaa
- the LOC6605787 gene encoding uncharacterized protein LOC6605787 has protein sequence MWQLLIVLACLLPGYLWLQVQAVFLEECKGVIINKVTNENQECSEFVHCDGDDSYYCNGDCREPVECHTNVVTTPSVTTLRPIGTSTERAPSAEPVNTTFTTLATTTPTTIAVTTTTTQVPSTDVHVICKTSGRNGVYPYPANSNYYYQCLSGYLLLQQCPQNFHFDASQGQCVATKPNRSSGLRL, from the coding sequence ATGTGGCAATTGTTGATAGTCTTGGCCTGCCTGTTACCTGGCTACCTATGGTTGCAGGTGCAGGCGGTTTTTCTCGAGGAATGCAAGGGTGTGATCATCAATAAGGTGACTAATGAGAATCAGGAGTGCAGTGAGTTTGTTCACTGCGATGGCGATGACTCCTACTACTGCAATGGGGATTGTCGTGAGCCCGTGGAGTGTCATACCAATGTGGTTACCACACCATCGGTTACCACCTTAAGACCCATAGGAACCTCTACGGAACGAGCACCATCCGCAGAGCCAGTCAATACTACCTTTACGACTTTAGCTACTACCACGCCTACAACGATTGCTGTAACCACGACTACAACCCAAGTTCCGAGCACCGATGTGCATGTCATCTGCAAGACGAGTGGAAGGAACGGGGTCTATCCCTATCCGGCAAACAGCAATTACTATTATCAGTGTCTTTCCGGTTATCTGCTGCTCCAGCAGTGCCCACAGAATTTCCATTTCGATGCCTCCCAGGGACAGTGCGTTGCCACAAAACCCAATCGTTCATCGGGCTTACGTTTGTAA
- the LOC116800903 gene encoding uncharacterized protein LOC116800903 — protein sequence MQQSLRVELLLIVYGLVLVVWGINGLNIPECSGQNGFINNTRPNCNYSLINCSGQNSMFCTDNTTCNANFTCGDIVPVDNSTALPISTTPSVVTTAATTVSPSDIRRECRQGVTKRFSYPQNCNYFYYCVDGFLLVEQCPIGYAFDPQTGACGGRIRSSSDCTFK from the coding sequence ATGCAGCAATCTTTACGCGTGGAACTGCTATTGATCGTTTACGGTTTGGTTCTCGTTGTCTGGGGAATCAATGGACTGAACATACCCGAGTGCAGTGGCCAGAATGGATTTATCAACAATACGCGACCCAATTGCAATTACTCCCTCATCAATTGCTCTGGCCAGAACTCGATGTTCTGCACGGACAACACGACCTGCAATGCCAACTTCACCTGTGGCGACATAGTTCCGGTGGATAATTCAACAGCATTACCCATCAGCACAACTCCCAGTGTGGTAACCACAGCCGCCACAACTGTTTCACCTTCCGATATCCGACGAGAGTGTCGTCAGGGTGTTACCAAAAGATTCAGCTATCCGCAGAATTGTAACTACTTCTACTACTGCGTTGATGGCTTTCTGCTGGTGGAGCAATGTCCTATTGGCTACGCATTCGATCCCCAAACTGGAGCTTGTGGTGGACGCATACGTAGCTCCAGCGATTGTACTTTCAAGTGA
- the LOC6605788 gene encoding peritrophin-1 has product MSKYLIHLCLVLLCSSRINADHFDECDGMDDGAFVQSWESCQSYVYCEGEESLKGDCEDGEYFDSEAGTCDVAANVSCFLDEVDEPSEPEPETDEEEEEIPATPRPTEPAIVETPTEVDIVNIAPVVRPNCPISDDPGQVIFMASNNSCTNYYLCYHGHAMEMHCDNELYFNSLSGQCDYPDKVQCAFEDPRSHKCLPHMTEFFPHPDNCNYFYYCIKGFLTLQQCPFYYGWDIERRSCVQIGVAKCYGNSRRIGRKAPLPPRKQLIKN; this is encoded by the exons ATGTCCAAATATCTGATACACCTGTGCCTGGTGCTGCTCTGCAGCTCTCGGATAAATGCAGATCACTTTGACGAATGTGACGGCATGGACGATGGGGCATTTGTACAAAGTTGGGAGAGCTGCCAATCCTACGTGTACTGCGAGGGTGAGGAATCCCTGAAGGGCGATTGCGAGGATGGTGAATACTTTGATTCCGAGGCGGGAACCTGTGACGTTGCGGCCAATGTGTCATGTTTCCTGGACGAAGTCGATGAACCTTCGGAACCGGAACCGGAAACAGACGAAGAAGAGGAGGAAATACCCGCCACACCAAGACCAACCGAACCAGCGATTGTGGAGACCCCGACCGAAGTGGATATCGTGAATATTGCGCCCGTTGTAAGGCCCAACTGTCCGATCAGCGATGATCCCGGCCAGGTTATATTCATGGCCAGCAATAATTCGTGCACCAACTATTATCTCTGCTATCACGGCCATGCCATGGAAATGCACTGTGATAATGAGCTGTACTTTAATTCCCTCTCGGGACAGTGTGATTACCCAGATAAAGTTCAGTGTGCC TTTGAAGATCCGCGATCCCACAAGTGCCTGCCGCACATGACCGAGTTCTTTCCACATCCGGACAACTGCAACTACTTCTACTACTGCATCAAGGGTTTCCTGACCCTGCAGCAGTGCCCCTTCTACTACGGCTGGGACATAGAACGCCGGAGTTGTGTGCAGATAGGTGTGGCGAAATGCTATGGAAACTCCAGGAGAATAGGTCGGAAAGCCCCATTGCCACCCAGAAAACAACTCATCAAGAATTAA
- the LOC116800904 gene encoding uncharacterized protein LOC116800904 isoform X2 produces MVHDKVNQHRPAALFSALSSLEMLNNKLDFVQILPTDRSTRWCPSAMMVQIVERNPSTGREIYYTIPQANRKFV; encoded by the exons ATG GTGCACGATAAAGTTAACCAGCATAGACCAGCAGCACTTTTTTCGGCCTTATCGTCCCTGGAAATGCTTAACAATAAACTAGATTTTGTGCAAATTCTCCCGACCGATCGATCCACTCGATGGTGTCCGTCCGCCATGATGGTGCAAATAGTGGAAAGGAATCCGAGCACTGGACGAGAaatatactatactatacctCAGGCAAATCGCAAGTTCGTGTGA
- the LOC116800904 gene encoding uncharacterized protein LOC116800904 isoform X1: MGYNKVHSYVHDKVNQHRPAALFSALSSLEMLNNKLDFVQILPTDRSTRWCPSAMMVQIVERNPSTGREIYYTIPQANRKFV, from the exons ATGGGCTATAATAAAGTACAttcgtat GTGCACGATAAAGTTAACCAGCATAGACCAGCAGCACTTTTTTCGGCCTTATCGTCCCTGGAAATGCTTAACAATAAACTAGATTTTGTGCAAATTCTCCCGACCGATCGATCCACTCGATGGTGTCCGTCCGCCATGATGGTGCAAATAGTGGAAAGGAATCCGAGCACTGGACGAGAaatatactatactatacctCAGGCAAATCGCAAGTTCGTGTGA
- the LOC116800902 gene encoding uncharacterized protein LOC116800902, which yields MGCVDVSVAATFVNLFFIIDFVLLLRVFDLARMHDGVGMGGLPRSATRPDFGCCRLTIESRAIPTQASQAESFEGCLPELGAKSFARRSLRARAYGYGYVCVGIFGAWPGLMLLLLLLLLLQCCNAATTATTQSECTFKPKIRFKAARATDTAQTNDDDNGDVFTKTLV from the exons ATGGGCTGCGTCGACGTCAGCGTTGCGGCAACATTTGTTAACCTGTTTTTTATTATAGAttttgtgttgttgctgcgagTATTTGATTTGGCCCGAATGCACGATGGTGTAGGTATGGGGGGTCTTCCCCGCTCTGCAACCAGACCCGACTTTGGCTGCTGCCGCTTG ACCATAGAGAGTCGGGCCATTCCAACCCAGGCGAGCCAAGCCGAGTCATTTGAAGGCTGTTTGCCGGAGCTGGGAGCAAAGAGTTTTGCTCGGAGATCTTTAAGAGCCAGAGcctatggatatggatatgtcTGTGTGGGGATCTTTGGGGCCTGGCCTGGActtatgctgctgctgctgctgctgctgctgctgcaatgcTGCAATGCTGCGACGACGGCGACGACGCAAAGTGAATGTACTTTCAAACCAAAGATCCGGTTTAAAGCTGCCCGGGCAACAGATACAGCGCAGACAAACGACGATGACAACGGCGATGTTTTCACAAAAACGCTTGTGTAA